One window of Candidatus Methanomethylicota archaeon genomic DNA carries:
- the purL gene encoding phosphoribosylformylglycinamidine synthase subunit PurL: MKYEVINIPPEVYIFHISESSDEELINLSESLRLNLNLVELKSIREYFRTKLNRGVFDLELHSFSQLWSEHCRHKVFRGLIVDENGEPIVDDMLKSYIAKATEKCNKPWIVSFLKDNAGIIKFDDNYSIAVKVETHNHPSAIDPFGGAATGVGGVIRDILGVWASPIACIDVLCFGPLDYPMDAIPKGFKHPKYLFRGVVKGIGFYGNNMGIPTVAGAICFDEGYVGNVVVYAGCIGILPTSSYKFTAKPGDKLILMGNSTGRDGIHGASFASSDLKEDSERISRSAVQIPDPVEEEKLRRAIIRIRDEGLASGITDLGGGGLAVAVVEMADRIGGGARVFLDKVHLREYMLPWEIWISESQERMLLIVPSENVDRVLEIAYEEDLKTSVIGELTGNPFIDVYYRGNLLCHIETNFLLRPPKAKYVAKWSAPKLCEPVFEEPMDYGDVLCKLLSSPNICSREDVIRTYDHEVQGNTVIKPLHGDYGGPSDAVILKPISESWRGVVISVGVKPWYSRIDPYWMAASSIEEALRNNVCVGGRRIAILDNFTWGNPEKPDRLGSLVRAVKACYDFAVGFDVPFISGKDSLYNESPLGPVLETLLITAVGIIPDIRKAVTLDFKSAGNPIYLVGLTLPELGGSQYYRLMGYIGSSVPKVDVKSSKKVMEMIIEAMDKGYVRACHDISDGGLGVAISEMAISSNFGAEIYLDKVPRANVNRDDIILFSESNGRFLLEVDGRFEEEFHELVNSYGCSAGKIGFVSKSPRMVIHGLNGRILMDLEIEILRKCWKGGLKL; the protein is encoded by the coding sequence TTCGATTTAGAATTGCACTCCTTCTCTCAATTATGGTCTGAACATTGTAGGCATAAGGTTTTTAGAGGTTTAATTGTTGATGAAAATGGGGAACCAATAGTTGATGATATGTTGAAGAGCTATATTGCAAAAGCAACTGAAAAGTGTAATAAGCCTTGGATTGTTTCGTTCCTAAAAGATAATGCTGGTATAATTAAATTTGATGATAATTATTCCATAGCTGTAAAGGTTGAGACTCATAATCACCCATCAGCAATAGATCCATTTGGTGGTGCTGCCACTGGTGTTGGTGGTGTAATTAGGGATATTCTCGGCGTTTGGGCTTCACCAATAGCTTGCATTGATGTATTATGTTTCGGCCCCCTAGATTACCCAATGGATGCAATTCCAAAGGGGTTTAAGCATCCAAAATATCTGTTTAGGGGTGTTGTGAAGGGGATAGGGTTTTACGGTAACAATATGGGTATTCCAACAGTTGCTGGTGCAATATGTTTTGATGAGGGGTATGTTGGTAATGTTGTTGTTTATGCTGGTTGCATAGGGATTCTGCCAACATCCTCCTACAAGTTTACAGCTAAACCCGGTGATAAATTGATTTTAATGGGGAATTCTACTGGTAGGGATGGAATTCATGGTGCATCCTTCGCCAGTAGCGATCTAAAGGAGGATTCTGAGAGGATCTCTAGATCCGCAGTTCAAATCCCCGATCCAGTTGAAGAGGAGAAGTTGAGGCGTGCAATAATTAGGATTAGAGATGAAGGTCTTGCATCGGGTATAACTGACCTTGGTGGTGGTGGATTGGCTGTTGCTGTGGTTGAAATGGCTGATAGGATTGGTGGTGGGGCTAGGGTATTCTTGGATAAAGTTCATTTACGTGAATACATGCTTCCATGGGAGATATGGATATCAGAATCTCAAGAGAGGATGCTATTAATAGTTCCAAGCGAGAATGTTGATAGGGTATTGGAGATTGCCTATGAAGAGGATTTAAAAACTTCAGTTATTGGAGAATTGACTGGAAATCCATTCATCGACGTATATTACCGTGGAAATCTCTTATGCCATATTGAGACGAATTTCCTATTACGTCCCCCAAAAGCTAAGTATGTTGCTAAGTGGTCTGCACCAAAATTATGTGAACCAGTTTTCGAAGAACCTATGGATTATGGTGATGTACTATGCAAATTGCTATCTTCACCTAACATTTGTAGTAGGGAGGATGTTATTAGAACGTATGATCATGAAGTTCAAGGTAATACTGTAATTAAACCTCTACATGGGGATTACGGTGGCCCAAGTGATGCTGTCATCTTAAAGCCTATCTCAGAATCTTGGAGGGGTGTTGTGATCTCTGTTGGTGTTAAACCTTGGTATAGTAGGATTGATCCATATTGGATGGCTGCTTCAAGCATTGAGGAAGCTTTGAGGAATAATGTTTGTGTTGGTGGGAGGAGGATTGCAATACTCGACAATTTCACTTGGGGGAATCCTGAGAAGCCCGATAGACTTGGTAGCTTGGTTAGAGCTGTGAAGGCATGTTATGATTTTGCAGTTGGCTTTGATGTTCCATTCATTTCAGGTAAAGATAGCTTGTACAATGAATCTCCACTTGGACCAGTACTTGAAACTCTACTCATAACTGCTGTGGGAATTATACCTGACATTAGGAAAGCTGTAACCTTAGATTTTAAATCTGCTGGTAACCCAATATACCTGGTTGGTTTAACGCTACCTGAACTTGGAGGTTCACAGTATTATCGTTTAATGGGGTATATTGGTTCATCTGTACCAAAAGTTGATGTTAAATCTTCCAAGAAGGTTATGGAGATGATTATTGAAGCTATGGATAAGGGTTACGTGAGGGCTTGCCACGATATATCTGATGGTGGATTGGGCGTAGCCATATCTGAGATGGCTATATCCAGCAATTTTGGTGCAGAAATATACTTGGATAAAGTTCCGAGAGCTAATGTGAATAGAGATGACATTATACTGTTTTCTGAGAGTAATGGTAGGTTTCTATTGGAGGTTGATGGGAGATTTGAAGAGGAATTCCATGAGCTGGTTAATTCGTATGGTTGTAGTGCCGGTAAGATAGGTTTTGTTTCAAAGAGTCCACGTATGGTTATTCATGGTTTAAATGGTAGGATTCTCATGGATTTGGAAATTGAAATTTTGAGGAAGTGTTGGAAGGGTGGCTTAAAGCTATGA